TTGCAAGAGATTCGTCGGGCATGAAGTTAACACCGTGGAGTTTTGTGTCGTGCATCTTGGTGTCTATCTTGTTCCTGGCGGTTATTACGTCCGGATACCCTGCCAGCAACCCGGAAATAGTGAGTACCGTGCGCTATTTGCGCTTCGTTCAATGGAACTGATCGATATGTTGCACCCACCTACAATTCAATCTTGCACGCTCCCGAATCGATATACGAGAGAAAGATAAATCAACTTTCGCTTGGCACTGGACCATGTTTCTCCTTTATCGGCCGACTATTCGAGAATCCCGAGGTATTTCGGAAACGATTATTTTCTTCTCGCGAGTTTAGCGCATAGAGCCAAACCACGTGTTGAAGGTAATTGTCGGTCAGCAAGTAACTCAGGGTCTTTGACTTGCAAGCTTCCGTTCCTTGCCGCGGATAAGCGAATAGAAAACACGAGACGGTGGCGTTGGGAAACGAGGctgatttcttaaaaaaaatttaaaaaaaataattcccgtgaccgaatttatttaaatggttgtgtaaaatgataattttaaccAGTAGGACCACACGGAGATCGTGAAATGTTATCGTTGAGTGGCGTAATAATTCGCATTgacaaaataaaacgaataaaataggGGAAAAATACACCGCATGCATTCAATGATATTCTGATCATTTAATTTAACACTGCTGATGTTTAGAGTGTAAGTTTGCTTGTGCGTCGCTAAGGAATCTTTTAACGCCAAAGACAATCACTGTTTCTGATAGAGTAAAATTAAGTAGTAGGAATAAACCGAAATTATACGATAATACTGATGACTGTCTCCGCTGCGATGACGCGACGACAAATCCTCTATAAGTAGAGactataattgaaattaatattttccttgcAACCAACACGTAGCACGCGTAAGATAACATTACAAGTGGAACGCAAGATTCACATTAAATCAATGCTCTTTTCCCTCCACTTGTATTGGCGTATCTAATCGGACTGGACTGTAGGTGGTATGGTATATCGAAGTCATATTcgtatttatagaattataattaacttcGGTACGATTATCATGGTTATTTATATCATGGCGTTGCCGGCTGCAGTTTGCAAAGCTTTGCTAAACCTCACCAATCATTTTGGTTAAGTTGTACAACTTGCAGGCGATCGAGAACATGCGACAGATCCCGCAATGGCATTGTCTACGCTACAGGAAGTTCGATCTGGTGCGCCGCTGTCGGAACTACCGTTTAGGGAGGAAACACTGACAAATACAAAACCGCCGATACCCCGGGCCAACGACCAGCAATAAATCCTTTTACTCGAAGCTCCATCGACCAGCCGTATTGAACGTTCTATTGCACATGTTCAAGTTCATTTGAAATGTCGGAAATACAGGCAAACCAATCGGAACACTATTATAATGTAATCTGTGCGTAGTTGATACAAGAAGCAATGTCAATCGCGTAGAATTTTTGACTCTTCATGGTTTCATCACTTACTGTCAAGACTGTCACTGTAAGACTCCTGTGCTCGCGTTCAATTACTTTCTTGTATAGATTAAAAGCATTATGAAAACGAGAGGGCGTAAGTCAATTTCTTGTGAGACTAGCAATCTAAGTTTTTTTCATAACTAACACTCCGTTAGTGGATCTAGCCCTTCCGttaagttatttatattatttgtattcgctttgttttctttttgtaattatttgtataatacatgTATACGCGAAACTGTACATATAAGATGCGCTTTGATCTCATTAACGAATGAGAATatgttctaaaataaaatttttttttttatcgcatGTGTATATCTTCAAGTCACTTACCTGCTCAGCCCTGATATATTTCACTGCATTCTCTTTACGTACTACgtgtatttgtatataatactgtatagtaatatataatagtttCATTACTTACTTCTTCCACCATTCCCCTCCCTGTTGTGCCCAAATGGTTGTGAATATACGGTACGACTTCCTCTTTGTCTGTAGTTGTTTTAGATGCTACCATATTGGCAAAAGCAGTTGCCGGTACAGAGGCACTTGAAGACAATATTTCCAACGATATAGTTACTTCGGATTccggttccagtgttaataattcCTATGTACACacagaattaataaaatctttCTTAATCATTTATGAGTATCTTATGGTATATTGTTACATACTTGATTTGAATCTAAGAAGAAAAGTTGTGACTTTTTCTGCCACTGTCTATAAGAAGAATTTCGCTTTTCTTGGAGGTGCGGTATAAAGGTAGCCCCCAAAATAGAACTGCTCTTTTCGATAACATTTTTCCTAGAGTATATCGGTGATGACTTTTGAGGTGTAAATACATATACTGAAATgaggaaatatattaatacttgaTAATAAGATACGATACCTTTTTAAAGGTTACTTACATGAGTTATCAGTGGTAAAAACAGCCATATAATTAGATTTTGAGTCAGCTGCAAGGGTTGCAACTTTCAAAGGTACACTCCAAATCAACGTAAGCGATAAGATGTTCCACACTGCAATGTGTTCTGTGGAAGCTGTTATCACAAGATGACAGGATTCTTGTCTTCCAAATTCGATTCGTCTAATGAAATTTCGATGATAATGACAATCCTATTTTCGtagttaataacattttttattgcatGGTACTTACGTTATCGGTTGTTGGTATCGACTGTGAGTAAGACTACATTTAAATGTACAGGTATCGGGTGTCCACATTGTTAAACTAGAATCGAAACCAATACCAACTAATGAACCGTCTATCGAAAATCCCGCGTCTGTTACTGGCAGATTCCTATAATCTCCTATGCTATGACATTGCCAATGTTTCGCCTTTTCTAGAATACGTAGGTATTATACGTAACATGTTAACTTTTCTATAACACATTAGTATTATTCTTTATCGTAGTATATTAACATAAGTCTTACGTACTATACATAGACGTGGATTCAACAAGGTGCCatagtttgaattttttatccCTCCCCGTTGTAACTGCGAGCATTCCATCTTCATCGAAGGTTGGTTGGAAATGTAATGCATTAACGCCTCCTTCATGAGGAAGTTCAATGGATGTATTTAATGAGAACCTAATCAAATGCATAAAGTttgaattaaatcaattttaaaaggCGATATCTTATACATACAACTGCTCTTTGGAATCAAACATCCAAAATTTTAGTCTAACTTCTATACAAGATAATTTATCGTTTCGCTCCTCGACTGTCGCCATCCAAGTACCGTCGTCGTTTAAAGCTATTTTTGTAACTTCTGTGTTCACAATTATTAAACTACGTTCTTGAGTTAAAAAGTTTTGTGCTGTAATATTAATCTGTAAAACATCCAATATGTAAACATACTATATTTGTATCTTATAGTAAAGAATAGTATACAATAAAATAGTACTCACATTGTACAATAAACTTTTCGTGTAAGTGTTATAAAATTGGACGTGTCCAGTGCGACTATTTAAAACAAGCGAGCCTGTACGTGGATCAACAATAAGGCCAGCAGGAAATAAGTCTTGAGAAGACAAGGCTACACCCCATGTAAAATTCTGTATTACAGAGGTCAACTTTCTTTGCGGATTTACAACTACAATACCTGCAAATTTTATTAAGTACCAATACTGTTAGTATAAAATGCTTTAAAGAAGTTGAGAGctcattctaaaaataaataaacaattcaagTACCATTGTCCAAGGTGGAAACAGCAACATACAAATTGTCTGGAGCAATAGTAAGATGCTTTATAGGAGCAGGTAATCGAGGAAGAAAAGATTTGTGGTGTGGATTTGCCAAAACCCATTTTACTAATACACATTCTCCTCCGCCAGTATACATATGACCACCTATAATTtgtatgaaagtatttaaacatGTGCAACCATTGTTGCATTCatttaaactattattataatctatATTTACCTGATTTACTAAACGCAATTTCTGTTACAGGCAATGTGTGCCAATGATATACAGCTGTGTAAGGTCTTGTTTGGAACAAACTTTTCCATACTACTACACGACCAGTTGAATCTCCTGTGGCAACGCATTCTTCTTCTGGATGTCCAGCAATGCACGTTGGTATTCTACCTGTTTTGCCAGTCTTATGTCTatgattgtaaaatataataatttttttaagtatttcttgcagaattctctattttttaataaataatatttctatgtgAAATTAGATACATACAATTTATCCATAAGATTTCTTGCTggatttaaaatatgtaaatctacatCATGAAGAATTGCTATTAAATTTTCTCCATGATTCCCAATTATATCAACATAATACTCTTGAGATTTAATTCTGTTAGAATgaatagaaaatgtaaatacatgtaagaaataaatatattacgtatatagttttacttacgATAAACAGGTAGATTTTGTACAAGTTCCATTATCTAAGtcgaataaaactacatagatcATTGTATTGCATTTTGAAAGATAAGTTACAAGTACTTGGCGTAACTCATTTCctttatgagttttataattaacaatatgaaAAGTTTTTACTTTTGGTtcttcttgaaattttaatttctatatagGAAAACAAACATTTGTTAATCAAACTGCAGACAGTTTATATGAGAAGAgtacagtttcatattattagaaaatacatttaatttctcatacTAATTTTTTAGTGATAATGCCACTTTGACAACTCCAGAAGTATAATTCTCCATTCTCTGTACAAGcaataatagtattaaaattgtCAGGATGCACAACTAAACCATTTATCCGATGATTTGCTGGCTCCAATTCTTTTACAAAGTCTCCAGTTTGTGTACTGTAAGCTCTTATAACTTGTTTCCATATTATATACAATGTTCTGCAACAATGAAAATGCTTTGGTATTTGAAACTATGATGCTAgtcacttaattttattatatcaaatttacttaatttaataatatttaataaaatatattcttttacacAGTCAATATTGTTATGATCATATTATTATCTCAcgtaattatacatataatacatGTTAATGAGGTTTTAAACTTGTAGCAAACATTACAAAAATACTTACTCTCCATCATAAGAAAAGACTGGTCGATAATCAATTATACTACCTCCGCCTTTTCTCGTTAAAATTAAATCATCTACATCTATTACGTCGACTGCCGAAGAATCGCGTTGGGTATTCAGTTTCATCTGCATTTTGTCACTTAATTCCTAATGGATTAACGTGTTTAATaactatattcaatattatacaccccatatattaataaaacaccAACGTATAACTTTCACGCAACAAAACAGTTATATTTTGACAATTACACGTGCTACGCTCCGAATAACCAAACCAAACGTTGACCACATGGTTTGTCTTGTATCAAAAACTTGGACGAACTTCATGCAACATTGGTACAACCGTACTGAGAAAAATACCCAAAGTGACACACTTCACGCAGGatggttaatatagttttcttcttgttgtattcaaatatttttcatatttataaataaaaatatgtatttaaaaatggaGATATGAGTTTGGCATGAGATTAAAAGTAATCATGTTTAAATTTACTAGAAATGAATTCATAATTATAGGAGTCTGAAACATCTTCTGTTACCATAATAGAATTGTAACGCGATGGATAAAACAGAATTTATCTACACTTCTTGACGCCATCAGTTTAAAACAACgaaaatttttattagattttattctCTTACACATaaattgaaatgtagaaaacaaAATCCAAATTTCTAGGATATACATTCGATATCAAGGGGGTTGAGAAACAAAAGACAACATACACCAGCAAAGTTCAAGTaaagattttattgaaatataaggAATCTGTACCAGACAGAACTAAAATTACCGTTGAATTTGGTACTACCGGGGTTCACATATCGTATATGCCTGCGTAATCGCTGAGTaatcttcattatttttttccTCCCACGTGTTTAATCCGTTATAAGTAGTCTGAATATTCTATAAGTACAGAAACAATATCGAAGGTACGCGCACAGTCTATCTCAAAAAGTTCTAAAGCTAAGAAGGATCTCCTCTAGACCTGCAGTTGCGGTTTACAAAGTTTACATGTACAACTTAAAAGGGGTTTTCACTTCGGTCTTCTATTTACAATGTAACTGAATGGTCTAAAGCTACGCGGTCCTCTCGCTCCATTATCATAGAGTGTTTGAAGTTCTCGAAtatgtacaatttttacaggtatatacttctttctttctctttctctcgctctctcgcacTCTCAAATATACAGCATTATTACATTACAACAAATTTGAAACGTACACACTCGGTCGCGTGCAGCCCTCGCGTTCCCACAGGACCGCGACCAAATACGTGCACAAATAGCCCCATTATCATCGAAAAAAGATAAGTCGCTATTTTCTCTTTTCGTGCAGTGCTGACAATCAGATTGTATacactatacaaaatatttaagcgGCTCATGGAATACTTTATTTCTtgattttcttcctttttttacgATTAGCGTTCTCGAATACTCAAAATCATAGGAGAAATGTTTCCTTAACGGGACGCATTGCATACACAGtctaataatactatactaaGAGAACGTAAAAATCTAAACacgatttttttttgtttatattagttACAATAAATAAGCAACGTATATGTTCGATAagttttacatttacattaattaactATATATCACGGATTTAGTTTTTTACTGGTTCTGAATGTGCACGCGAACTGGGTACGGTGCGAAgtcgtttaaaaattaaaaacgatgctctctttctctttctttctctttctttctttctctctctctctctctctctctctctctctctctctctctctctctctttctcccttgcCCTCCGAGTTCACGGAGTCGTGTTGTTTGTTTAGATATTCGATAAGAGATTAGAATTCGGTTGTTGTACTCGGTTTTTCTGTTCAAAGATGACTGTTCGAGGTAGGAACATCTATTTGGTGACATACTCGACAGACAAACCATCTATTAAATTAAAACGGTTCTCTAGATATGCATAAAGATTCTTCGATACCGTTGGAATCGGATCGCACGTAGCGTTCTTACtaatcttctttctctctctctctttctctcttggtCATACATCCTTTCAttctgtctctctttttctcacTCTTACACTCGCACTCTCTGTGTTTCATCACTGAACACTTTACGCGCATTTAGTCCCTTAAATACAAATGAGAACAGCCGACGGTATAAAAAAAATGCAACAGCTAACATTAAATAACACGAAATCAATTCATAACAAAACCGGAAACcgatacaaaaagaaaacatgTTCACAATGATGTACAAAATGACCGCGTGCTATGCGTGATCAACGGGCATGCATTCACGTAAAACTTGTGATGCTGCAACAACCTGACGAAACCGATGAACGTGTACGCCTTTAAACGAATCTAAACATCTACGAACGAATGATTATACCCTCTTTTGCGACGCGTGACTACtcgcaaagaaaaaagaaaaagtaaattgaaatatttgctaATAAATACAGTATAATATCATAATGTTGAGAAATATGTTGCCAAAATAGATAACGTtgattttttctctttttttatactttgaaaaaattcattctcgctttctttctctccttttctctctaaCTCGCACTCCTATCTTTTGTTCCTTTCAAATTCGCTTCTACGAAGCAGTTTCGATTATTCTAAAAacgaattagaaaaatatttctttccagATCTGTACTATTCACCATAGTcaaattcgaaattaattcaCTAATTTATATACCGTTCCTTCTGCAGAATTCTAATACAAGCGGAAATGCAATTAATCAAAAAACATATTTACCCTTCctctaaatattttcttcagatctttttcttttttttttaagtatagtAAAGATCTATCAAGCgtttgtatctttttttttctttaaacgtACAAGTATATATCACACGACGCGAATCATGATTCATTCGTTTTCGTTGGACATTGTCTCACGACGGTAGTCCCCGTTGTCCCCGTATCGTTGATTTACACTGTCTCAGAGAAAATCCACGGTTATTAGTATCGCCGAATCAAAAAGTTCGTGTTTTCATTCGAAACGATACGATATCCGGCAACCAACTGAGCAGTGAAACTTTTCTGCGAATAATATATATCCTTGACTCTTCGTGTGATCACGAAGTCCGTTTGTATCTTAGAAAAGTCTTGAATTCGCTTGGTATAGTCATTATATCCTCGACTTGCCACTCGACgtgcgaaaataatttatatgtacAAATAGTTCGAATCCTtaacttaaattattattattattattaataatattattagcattattattattgttgttgttattattattattattattacgtccCTAATCAAAGAACGTTAATAGATATCGCTTTTAGGATCCCTCTCCCGGAAGAATCCTTTTTCAGTCTTACACTCCCTGATGGTAACGGTTTTCAGATTCACCGTCACGTCCGTAATGAACACCTGATCAGCAACCGGATTCCTCGCGTGCCAGTAATCCGTGCCAGGACTGGACAAGGGGACATACATGTCTGTCTTTGTGATCTCTGTTTGCTTCAGACTCGAtgtattgttgttgttgttattgttgttgttaatattgttattattatggttgttgttgttgttatgaCTATGGTGTCCATTTACGACGGGCGCTAACCTGTTGTTATTCGTGTAAGAATCTGTGGGACTTGGAGATTTATGACCATTCGCGTCGACCGTCACAGCTCCGTTCGACTTTTCTTGTTTTTGTTCCGACAAATGCCTCTTTTTGGTAGGCTGCTCTAGAGGCGTGTCTATCTGAGGCGAAAGGGGAGCCGGTGGTGCACGCGGCAGCGAGGGTGGAGGACCGTGAGGAACGTCTGCTTCAGGTCGCTTTTTATCCTGTACCGCTGGTGCCGGTGTTGTCGGTACCGCAGGCAACGGTTCCTCTGGCGTCGATTTTACACTGGACGACGACAGCCTCCTACCATTAATTTTGTGACTCTGAAATTAATAGAATCGCAACTTTTTGTATAAAATGTCAAATGAATTCGACTGGtacaaaaaatacatatttctattttaaaaaattatccaAACAAGGAAAAGGCTACAACATATAACATTCGCCTGGATCTGTATAACCCGTATAGTAATGGACTCGAATACTCATCAAATAAACACTCACGTGGAAAGAAGGGGACGTAGGATTGCTCTTCAGAGGTAATAATCGAGGAATCTTATTCGGCGGTGGACTTCCACTGCCACTACTAGGACTGCTTGTGGTTATAGTAACACCGATTTTCCCAGATTCTTTACTAAGAACTTCAGCCTTCCTCTTCGTGCCCGTTGGCTCTTTTCTCGGCAACAGAGGACCGTCCACACTGCTATTAGAACTATCTGAATCGACGCTGAACGCGGATGCAGATAATTCCGGAGCAATGGGCGATTCGTGTCCATCAAGAGAACTCGGAAGTGTATCTTCGTCAGGCGCAACAGGATTCAACCGAGGAGCTGATGTACTACCGGTAGTGGATTCATCCTGACTGTCTTCTCCAACCCTCTCGTCTCCACCTGGTTCTTCTTCAACGACCAGATTAGCAAGAACTTGATCCTATACAAACGGAAATGTATGGTTCAAGTTTTAGATTTTTCGCTAGTTTTTTAATTCGAATATAGCATCATATTATACGTAAATATTTCTCTCACATTGTATCTGGTATCCCTCCGCCTGGGTCTTCTCGTGGATACATCCCCACCTTTTTGACTTTCTTCGTATAATTCAATTAACCTGACGTCTAAAATGTTCTCTTCTGGTTCCCACGTGTTATATCTGAAAGGAGGAAGAAAGTTGTCTTCTCATTTCCCTTTGAACGAacctattaataattaaactgctTTTATTCTCGACTTACTTTTTACTCCAGCCTTTCCATTTCACGAAATATTCCACCTTACCCTGCAAACATGAAACGATtgatttaaagatatttatcgaccaaacaattaaacaattaaaatatatccgaAAATCGTCCATCAGTAACTGTAATAATGATTCATATTTACGAATGTTCTTGAACGtacgttgaaaaatattgatttcaaatTAATGTACTTCTAATGCATAATAAATGTCAAAGTATCTGTTATGATCAGCGTTGAATGCAAGTAGatttcaaaatacaaaaaacTGTGTTATTTCTGCGCGTAAAAGTATTACGACAAATCACTCGGTACTAATTCTTGTACAGTGCTTCCAGTGCACAGCCGAGAAATAACAGACCAAGTTTAACAGCTGTCTGTGACGCTTCAAATCTAGAAAATTCTCAAGACATGATTCAATTGTGCGGTGCGAATTTTACTGCTCCGAACTAGTGCATGCGTGACATAGAGACAAACGCATCGGGACAGAGACGACAGATGAATGCACTGGTTCTAATTTCTATGTATACATAACCTATGAAATCGGTGGAATAAAATGAGGTATTGGAGCTGGACGTCGTTGAGTTTTACAAAAAACTAGGGAGATGCTTCCCGTGCCTACTAAACAGAAACCATTAAAGAAGTGATACTTCTTTAGAATAGAACGTTTGAAAAAAagagattattaaataaagtaaaaacggagaattgtttttatttcagCAGAAACATTATTCCTAAAGTGTaaagaatgattgaaaataaataaaaaaataaatatgtatcaaTAATTTTGTTGAAGTTCGTCGGAATAGTAGAAGTGTTGAAATTGAGCCGATCGCAAGGATCCGTTTCGCGCGTCTGCGTCAAACGGCGGATCTTCGAATCCATCTACTCGCGTACGGTCGATAAAACGGGCGGCGTTGACTTCCACGAGAACCACTGATACGGCTCACCTATTGGCCGTTGGCCAGCGAACGAAAGCGTGCCGACCGGTCGTGGTGCGCAGCCAGTGTGACAGTTGAAAAACAATGACATAACTGTGCAGGTATAGGACACGTCGGTTTATCACGCATGAGCCGGTCGCAGCTGAGAAGTATCTCGTgtgttttataccgatttacaACGTTGCCAGCCTCGATGTATGGTTACTCCGAAAATTACCGGCACAACGATACGGGCACCAATGTATTTTTTCCCGTAACGTAAACAGTAGAAAGTTTACCGTTCAATGTACGATACTGTACAATACAGTTCCATAAATGAGTTATTTGGTAATCGTTGGCAAGATATTAGTGTCTCGAAGATACGAACACCTAAAGGCAGAGCTCGGGGAAATCGTGTCGTTCCATGTGCGAGAGGAGGGTATATTAGGAAAAGAATGTCTGTTAGCGTTCGACGGGAGATATCGGGAAGCATCGTGTACACGATAGAAATCGCAACGGGAGGGGCAGAATTGTTGCAGCGATAGgtgggaaagagaaaaagatcaCGAGGAGGGGGAAGAGGAAGCGGCAACCGCGCATAGACAAACAGAATCCGTGTTGTGGCGCTACCTGGCGGCGACGGGTCGGATTAGTTTTACTTACCCGCTTTTCCCTCTTCTTCGTAATCCGTTCCGCAGCATAAACTCTGTCACCTAGATCCATGATCCTTTTAATCCTTGCCCGTCAGACGTACGTAAGAGCTGTTATTATGTCCGAGAGAAGGATGATGTGTGTCACTAGCAAACCACACCGAGCAATGTAACAACATATGTACCGACACCGGGATAGAGCACGATGATACTTTGAAAATCGTGATGACACACGTAAACACACTTGTAAACGAATCGAGACGTATCGTTGTTTCACTGTTGGCTGTGTAGCGCCGATTTCACTGAACGGCTTTCGAATAACACTATCGGTGTTACACAACGTGAAATACGATGACCACGTGTTTTCGAAGGGCGATCAATTCGATCGCATCTTCGACGTGTGGAACATTTTCGATGACGATCATGTGAAACGAAACGCGGCACGTGTTGTCGCTCCGTATACGAGAATACTCGGCATCGCTCGATGTTTTCCGCACTGATCGGTCTCGACCGACGGTGATTAGAGTGGCTGCTATTTCAGCGGAGAGGCGGCAATGCGACCGATGTTTTTTGAAAGGCCAGTAGTCGCGGCAAGACCGGCGAACACGAGCGAAGTCGGCGTATACGCACGTCCCATCGGGAAGGGAATTTCAGGCGGCACAGTTTGCGCGCCGCGAGTTCTTTCCCCGTGTGTTCACCGCACAGCAATCCCGTGTACGATTATCGTCGGGTATACGGTCTCACTAGACTGCGTTTCGTCTTTTTCGGAGTCGTGAACAGAGTTCGGTGTCTGTGTTGGCCGGCAACACGTTTTCTGCTTCTGCTGGTGCTGGTGCTGGtgctggtgctgctgctgctgctgctgctctctTCGTGCGAGATCGGGGCTCGTGACGTCAGCGATTCCCCCTCACCTCGTAAACACCAAACATGGCCGTCGTACGGATATACGCTGGTCGAGTGCGTCCCAAGCTGACGGTGAAAACTAACGTCGATAGAGCCACCAGAAACTTGTGGAACCGCGAAAGAGTCGTAAAAAGACGTTTCCAAGCCTTGTAATTACCGGACAGGCTCTGTATATGAGAATGTTCCAAAACTGGAGCGATCGACTCACAGCGTCTAGCACATTCTGCGGATCGAGGCCGACTAGAGCCGAGGTCTGCCGAACTCCCCTTGCAAGCTTAGTGGACTCGCCCGACCCGCTCGAGGTTAGGAGAGGAGGGGGTAACAGTAGAGAAAGAGCACTAAAGGGGGAGGCAGAAGCTCTCAACGGTACGTGCGCCGCGCacgggaaagaaagagaagaagagtgTGCCTGTGTATGtgtgagagagagggaaagcAAAAGAAGGAGAGTGTGATTGAGTGACCGAGGACGAGAAGGGCAGGGAGAAAAGGGAGAGAAGAGCAAGCGCAATGGAGGTAGAAAAGAGAGACGGCGCGACCAGGAGCGCCGTCCTCGGAACAAGAAAGCTGCCTGCCTGCTGCCTGCCTGCCTTGCCTGCCTGGCTGCCGCCTGCCTGCTAGCCAGCCACCCCAAGTTCCCTTCTAGGTACGTGTATGCGTGTATTTGTGCGCGAGAGCAGTCGATGCGATGTTGCCAGGTTTATTCCGTCGATAGCATCGCACCAAATGTCACTGGCGTACTACCGATAAATTCCAGAATTCACGGTGCCGCTGCGCCGTTCACGATATTCCGTTGCAATCGAAAACGTATTGATCGTCCTGTATCACTACGAGCACTCACACGCACGATCTTGTTCACGGAGTTTGGTAATAGGAGCGTACCGCTTTTGCTGTGCATTCGCGCCCACGATCCGGCAACACTGTATCCTCTTGCGACGTACTGTCACACACTGCACAACACACTGCCGCACGGCATCGGCTGCCGCATACGATGGTTTTACAATAAACGGACGCTTGATAGAGATTATTCAAGGTGA
This portion of the Nomia melanderi isolate GNS246 chromosome 11, iyNomMela1, whole genome shotgun sequence genome encodes:
- the LOC116428862 gene encoding uncharacterized protein LOC116428862 codes for the protein MKLTPWSFVSCILVSILFLAVITSGYPASNPEIAIENMRQIPQWHCLRYRKFDLVRRCRNYRLGRKH
- the l(2)05287 gene encoding WD repeat-containing protein l(2)05287 isoform X1, which codes for MQMKLNTQRDSSAVDVIDVDDLILTRKGGGSIIDYRPVFSYDGETLYIIWKQVIRAYSTQTGDFVKELEPANHRINGLVVHPDNFNTIIACTENGELYFWSCQSGIITKKLKLKFQEEPKVKTFHIVNYKTHKGNELRQVLVTYLSKCNTMIYVVLFDLDNGTCTKSTCLSIKSQEYYVDIIGNHGENLIAILHDVDLHILNPARNLMDKLHKTGKTGRIPTCIAGHPEEECVATGDSTGRVVVWKSLFQTRPYTAVYHWHTLPVTEIAFSKSGGHMYTGGGECVLVKWVLANPHHKSFLPRLPAPIKHLTIAPDNLYVAVSTLDNGIVVVNPQRKLTSVIQNFTWGVALSSQDLFPAGLIVDPRTGSLVLNSRTGHVQFYNTYTKSLLYNINITAQNFLTQERSLIIVNTEVTKIALNDDGTWMATVEERNDKLSCIEVRLKFWMFDSKEQLFSLNTSIELPHEGGVNALHFQPTFDEDGMLAVTTGRDKKFKLWHLVESTSMYKKAKHWQCHSIGDYRNLPVTDAGFSIDGSLVGIGFDSSLTMWTPDTCTFKCSLTHSRYQQPITRIEFGRQESCHLVITASTEHIAVWNILSLTLIWSVPLKVATLAADSKSNYMAVFTTDNSLYVFTPQKSSPIYSRKNVIEKSSSILGATFIPHLQEKRNSSYRQWQKKSQLFFLDSNQELLTLEPESEVTISLEILSSSASVPATAFANMVASKTTTDKEEVVPYIHNHLGTTGRGMVEELLSVSAHTLPPMKLLCTSFITSLLTSSTAQPAENKYDRDDKENSEDESADESENEFSRPMKPEPSPDVVNNAIDDTKVELIDHNWSFLKAILPEQDIETTEH
- the l(2)05287 gene encoding WD repeat-containing protein l(2)05287 isoform X2 codes for the protein MIYVVLFDLDNGTCTKSTCLSIKSQEYYVDIIGNHGENLIAILHDVDLHILNPARNLMDKLHKTGKTGRIPTCIAGHPEEECVATGDSTGRVVVWKSLFQTRPYTAVYHWHTLPVTEIAFSKSGGHMYTGGGECVLVKWVLANPHHKSFLPRLPAPIKHLTIAPDNLYVAVSTLDNGIVVVNPQRKLTSVIQNFTWGVALSSQDLFPAGLIVDPRTGSLVLNSRTGHVQFYNTYTKSLLYNINITAQNFLTQERSLIIVNTEVTKIALNDDGTWMATVEERNDKLSCIEVRLKFWMFDSKEQLFSLNTSIELPHEGGVNALHFQPTFDEDGMLAVTTGRDKKFKLWHLVESTSMYKKAKHWQCHSIGDYRNLPVTDAGFSIDGSLVGIGFDSSLTMWTPDTCTFKCSLTHSRYQQPITRIEFGRQESCHLVITASTEHIAVWNILSLTLIWSVPLKVATLAADSKSNYMAVFTTDNSLYVFTPQKSSPIYSRKNVIEKSSSILGATFIPHLQEKRNSSYRQWQKKSQLFFLDSNQELLTLEPESEVTISLEILSSSASVPATAFANMVASKTTTDKEEVVPYIHNHLGTTGRGMVEELLSVSAHTLPPMKLLCTSFITSLLTSSTAQPAENKYDRDDKENSEDESADESENEFSRPMKPEPSPDVVNNAIDDTKVELIDHNWSFLKAILPEQDIETTEH
- the LOC116428852 gene encoding polycomb group protein Pc, producing MDLGDRVYAAERITKKREKRGKVEYFVKWKGWSKKYNTWEPEENILDVRLIELYEESQKGGDVSTRRPRRRDTRYNDQVLANLVVEEEPGGDERVGEDSQDESTTGSTSAPRLNPVAPDEDTLPSSLDGHESPIAPELSASAFSVDSDSSNSSVDGPLLPRKEPTGTKRKAEVLSKESGKIGVTITTSSPSSGSGSPPPNKIPRLLPLKSNPTSPSFHSHKINGRRLSSSSVKSTPEEPLPAVPTTPAPAVQDKKRPEADVPHGPPPSLPRAPPAPLSPQIDTPLEQPTKKRHLSEQKQEKSNGAVTVDANGHKSPSPTDSYTNNNRLAPVVNGHHSHNNNNNHNNNNINNNNNNNNNTSSLKQTEITKTDMYVPLSSPGTDYWHARNPVADQVFITDVTVNLKTVTIRECKTEKGFFRERDPKSDIY